GATCGAAGATCTCGATCGCTTGCTGGAAGTGATCAAGCGCCGTGCGTTCGAGCACAAACTGACTCCGACGATCGGCCGCAGCCACGGTATCCATGCCGAGCCGGTGACCTTCGGACTGAAGCTCGCTTTCGCTTATGCCGAGTTCGATCGCTGCCGTTCCCGCCTGATCGCCGCGCGCGAGGAGATCGCGACCTGCGCGATCTCGGGCGCAGTCGGCACCTTCGCCAATGTGGATCCGCGCGTCGAGGCGCATGTCGCGGAGAAAATGGGCCTGACCATCGAACCCATTTCCACCCAGGTCATCCCACGCGATCGGCATGCGATGTTCTTCGCGACGCTGGGCGTGATCGCCTCGTCGATCGAGCGCCTGGCGACGGAGGTCCGCCACCTCCAGCGCACCGAAGTGCTCGAGGCGGAGGAATATTTCTCGCCCGGCCAGAAGGGCTCGTCGGCGATGCCGCACAAGCGCAACCCGGTGCTCACCGAGAATCTGACCGGCCTTGCCCGGATGGTGCGCGGCTACGTCACGCCGGCGCTCGAGAACGTGGCGCTGTGGCACGAGCGCGACATCAGCCACTCCTCGGTCGAGCGCTATATCGGCCCCGATGCGACCGTGACTCTCGATTTCGCGCTGGCGCGGCTGACCGGCGTGATCGACAAGCTCGTCATCTATCCGGAGCGGATGCAGAAGAATCTCGATCGGATGGGCGGCCTCGTCCATTCCCAGCGCGTTCTTCTCGCCCTCACCCAGGCCGGTGCCAGCCGCGAGGATTCCTATCGCCTCGTCCAGCGCAACGCGATGAAGGTGTGGGAATCGGACGGTGCCTTGTCCCTGCTCGAACTGCTCAAGGCCGATCCGGAAGTGTCGGCGCTGCTGACTCCCGAGCAGATCGAGGAGCGGTTCGACCTCGGCTATCATCTGAAGCACGTCGACACGATCTTCGGACGGGTGTTCGGCGCGGCCGCCTGACCGGCAATTTTCGGGCGATCGGGCCCGCGCCGCCTTCAAACCGGCGCGGGCCGCGCTATTTCGGATCCTCAACGAAGGAGACCCAGCAATGGCCGATCTGTCGCAGTTCACGATCACCCGGCGCTGGCCGGCCGAGCATCCGGATCGGCTGCAGCTCTACTCGCTGAACACGCCCAACGGGGTGAAGGCGTCGATCATGCTCGAGGAAATTGGGCTGCCCTACGAGCCGCACCTGATCGACATCGGCAAGAACGAGACCTGGACTCCCGAATATCTGTCGCTCAACCCCAACGGCAAGATCCCGGCGATCATCGATCCCGACGGGCCCGGCGGCCAACCGATCGCTCTGTTCGAATCCGGCGCGATCCTGCTCTACCTCGCCGACAAGACCGGTCAGCTCATCTCGGCCGATCCGGTGCGGCGCTGGGAGACGATCCAGTGGGTGTTCTTCCAAATGGCGGCGATCGGGCCGATGTTCGGCCAGCTCGGCTATTTCAACCGCTTCGCCGGCCGCGAGATCGAGGACAAGCGGCCGCTGCAGCGTTACGTCGCCGAATCGAAGCGCCTGCTCGGCGTGCTCGAGGAAAGGCTCGAGGGGCGCGCGTGGATCATGGACGATTATTCGATCGCCGACGTCGCGACGCTCGGCTGGGTCCGCAACCTCGTCACCTTCTACGAGGCGCGCGATCTGGTGGAGTTCGATCGTTTGAACGCCGTTCCGGCCTGGCTGGAACGAGGCCTGGCACGCCCGGCGGTGCAACGCGGCCTCGAAATCCCGAAACGCGTCTGAACAGGATCCTCCCCGAGCACGCTCGGGGAGAACTTCCCTACCCTTCCCAGAGACCCTTCAGCTTCCCGAAGAAGCTCTTGCTCTCCGGGCATTCGTCGCCGGTCTCGGTCTTGCGGAATTCCTCCAGCAATTCCTTCTGGCGGGCGGTGAGCTTGGTCGGGGTCTCGACTTCGACCTGGACGACCATGTCGCCATGGCCACGCCCGGACAGAATCGGCATGCCGGCGCCGCGGATGCGGAGCTGCTTGCCGGACTGAATGCCAGCGGGAATTTTGACGTCGTGCTTGGAGCGATCGAGCCCCGGTATCTCGATCGTGCCGCCGAGCGCGGCAGCGGTGAAGCTGACCGGGCAGCGCGCGAACAGGGTCGTGCCTTCGCGCTGGAAGACGCTGTGGCGCGCCATGTGCACGAAAATGTAGAGATCGCCGTTGGGGCCGCCGCGAACGCCCGCCTCGCCTTCGCCCGACAGACGGATCCTCGTGCCTTCGTCGACCCCGGCCGGGATCCGCACTTCTAGGCTGCGGCGTTTCTCCGCACGGCCCTCGCCCCGGCAGCGATCGCACGGATCGGCGATGATCTCGCCGACTCCGCGGCAGGTCGGGCAGGTGCGCTCGACCACGAAGAAGCCTTGCTGGGCGCGCACCTGGCCGCGGCCGTGACACATCGTGCAGGTCCGCGCATTGGTGCCTGCCTTCGCGCCGGTGCCCTCGCACGGTTCGCATTTCACGCTGGTGTCGATCTGAAGCTCGACCTGCTTGCCGTGATAGGCATCTTCCAGGCTGATCTCGAGATCGTAGCGCAGGTCCGATCCGCGCAGCACGTTGGTGCGGCGATCGGCCTGTCCATTCATGAACTCGCCGAAGATGTTCTCGAAGATATCCGAGAAGGAGCCGAAATCCTGGGCTCCGCCACCGCCCTGGCCGCCATTGCGGAAGGCCGCGTGGCCGAACCGGTCATAGGCGGCTCGCTTCTGCGGATCCTTCAGGCAATCATAGGCTTCGCTGACCGACTTGAAGCGCGCTTCGCTGTCCTTGCAGCCCGGATTGCGATCCGGGTGGCATTCCATCGCGATGCGGCGGTAGGCGGACTTGATCGTCTTGTCGTCGGCGGTGCGCTCGACCTGGAGCAGCTCGTAATAATCGGTCTCAGTCATGACGATGTTCCGCAAGGCGAGCCGTCATGCCCGCACGCGGCGGGGGCCCGGGAAGGATGGACTCGCCCATCCCTCCCGAGATGCCGGCCTCTGCCGGCATGACGGCCCTGCTCACGTTGTTAGCCCTTGTTCTCGTCGTCGACTTCCGAGAATTCGGCATCGACGACTTCCTCGTCGCCGCCCGCCTGCGCGCCCTGCGCGGCGCCGGCATCGGCACCACCGGCGGCACCCGCGGCCTGCTCCTTCTCGTAGATGGCCTGACCGAGCTTCATCGCGACCTGCGCGAGCGCCTGGCTCTTCTGCTCCATCTGCTCGGCGTCGCCGCCTTCGATCGCGGTCTTGGTCTCGGCGACCGCAGCCTCGATCTCCGACTTCAGCGAAGCGTCGATCTTGTCGCCATGCTCGCGCAGCTGCTGCTCGGTCGAATGGACCAGGCTGTCGGCCTTGTTGCGCGATTCGGCAGCAGCGCGGCGCTTCTTGTCCTCTTCGGCGAAACGCTCGGCTTCCTGGACCATCTTCTCGATGTCGGAATCGTTGAGACCGCCCGAGGCCTGGATGCGGATCTGCTGCTCCTTGCCGGTGCCGCGATCCTTGGCCGAGACGTTGACGATGCCGTTGGCGTCGATGTCGAACGTGACCTCGATTTGCGGCACGCCGCGCGGCGCCGGCGGGATGCCGACCAGATCGAACTGACCGAGCATCTTGTTGTCGGCCGCCATCTCGCGCTCGCCCTGGAAGACGCGGATGGTCACCGCATTCTGATTGTCTTCCGCGGTCGAATAGGTCTGGCTCTTCTTGGTCGGGATCGTCGTGTTGCGGTCGATCATCCGAGTGAAGACGCCGCCCAGAGTCTCGATGCCGAGCGACAGCGGAGTCACGTCGAGCAGCAGCACGTCCTTGACGTCGCCCTGCAGCACGCCGGCCTGGATCGCAGCGCCCATGGCGACGACTTCATCGGGATTGACGCCGGTGTGCGGCTCCTTGCCGAAGAATTCTTTCACCACGTCGCGTACGCGCGGCATGCGGGTCATGCCGCCGACGAGCACGACTTCGTCGATATCGGCCGCCTTGACCCCGGCATCGGCAAGCGCCTTGCGGCACGGCTCCAGCGTGCGCTGGATCAGATCGCCGACGAGGCGCTCGAGATCGGCACGGCCAAGCGACTTGACGAGGTGCTTCGGCCCGTTCTGGTCGGCGGTGATGAACGGCAGGTTGATCTCGGTGGTCTGCGCCGACGACAGCTCGATTTTGGCGCGCTCGGCGGCTTCCTTGAGGCGCTGCAGGGCAAGCCGGTCACCGCGCAGATCGATGCCTTCCTGCTTCTTGAACTCGTCGGCGAGCCAGTCGACGATCTTGGCGTCGAAATCCTCACCGCCGAGGAAGGTGTCGCCGTTGGTCGACTTCACCTCGAACACGCCGTCACCGATTTCCAGCACCGACACGTCGAACGTGCCGCCGCCGAGATCGTAGACGGCGATCGTCTTGCCGTCCTGCTTGTCCAGGCCGTAGGCGAGCGCGGCCGCGGTCGGCTCGTTGATGATGCGAAGCACTTCGAGCCCGGCAATCTGGCCGGCATCCTTGGTGGCCTGGCGCTGCGCATCGTTGAAGTAAGCGGGAACGGTGATCACCGCCTGGGTGACCGTCTCACCGAGATAGGCCTCGGCG
The nucleotide sequence above comes from Sphingosinicella sp. BN140058. Encoded proteins:
- the purB gene encoding adenylosuccinate lyase, encoding MIPRYSRPQMTSIWAPETRFRIWFEIEAHALDAMAELGIVPKSAAEAVWAKGAFEVERIDAIEAEVKHDVIAFLTNVAEHVGPEARFLHQGMTSSDVLDTCLAVQLARASDLLIEDLDRLLEVIKRRAFEHKLTPTIGRSHGIHAEPVTFGLKLAFAYAEFDRCRSRLIAAREEIATCAISGAVGTFANVDPRVEAHVAEKMGLTIEPISTQVIPRDRHAMFFATLGVIASSIERLATEVRHLQRTEVLEAEEYFSPGQKGSSAMPHKRNPVLTENLTGLARMVRGYVTPALENVALWHERDISHSSVERYIGPDATVTLDFALARLTGVIDKLVIYPERMQKNLDRMGGLVHSQRVLLALTQAGASREDSYRLVQRNAMKVWESDGALSLLELLKADPEVSALLTPEQIEERFDLGYHLKHVDTIFGRVFGAAA
- the dnaJ gene encoding molecular chaperone DnaJ; this translates as MTETDYYELLQVERTADDKTIKSAYRRIAMECHPDRNPGCKDSEARFKSVSEAYDCLKDPQKRAAYDRFGHAAFRNGGQGGGGAQDFGSFSDIFENIFGEFMNGQADRRTNVLRGSDLRYDLEISLEDAYHGKQVELQIDTSVKCEPCEGTGAKAGTNARTCTMCHGRGQVRAQQGFFVVERTCPTCRGVGEIIADPCDRCRGEGRAEKRRSLEVRIPAGVDEGTRIRLSGEGEAGVRGGPNGDLYIFVHMARHSVFQREGTTLFARCPVSFTAAALGGTIEIPGLDRSKHDVKIPAGIQSGKQLRIRGAGMPILSGRGHGDMVVQVEVETPTKLTARQKELLEEFRKTETGDECPESKSFFGKLKGLWEG
- the dnaK gene encoding molecular chaperone DnaK; its protein translation is MAKVIGIDLGTTNSCVAVMEGGKPKVVENAEGARTTPSIVAFAKDGERLIGQPAKRQAVTNPDNTIFAVKRLIGRRFDDPVTKRDTELVPYAISRGPNGDAWVNAGGKDYSPSQISAFTLQKMKETAEAYLGETVTQAVITVPAYFNDAQRQATKDAGQIAGLEVLRIINEPTAAALAYGLDKQDGKTIAVYDLGGGTFDVSVLEIGDGVFEVKSTNGDTFLGGEDFDAKIVDWLADEFKKQEGIDLRGDRLALQRLKEAAERAKIELSSAQTTEINLPFITADQNGPKHLVKSLGRADLERLVGDLIQRTLEPCRKALADAGVKAADIDEVVLVGGMTRMPRVRDVVKEFFGKEPHTGVNPDEVVAMGAAIQAGVLQGDVKDVLLLDVTPLSLGIETLGGVFTRMIDRNTTIPTKKSQTYSTAEDNQNAVTIRVFQGEREMAADNKMLGQFDLVGIPPAPRGVPQIEVTFDIDANGIVNVSAKDRGTGKEQQIRIQASGGLNDSDIEKMVQEAERFAEEDKKRRAAAESRNKADSLVHSTEQQLREHGDKIDASLKSEIEAAVAETKTAIEGGDAEQMEQKSQALAQVAMKLGQAIYEKEQAAGAAGGADAGAAQGAQAGGDEEVVDAEFSEVDDENKG
- a CDS encoding glutathione S-transferase N-terminal domain-containing protein — its product is MADLSQFTITRRWPAEHPDRLQLYSLNTPNGVKASIMLEEIGLPYEPHLIDIGKNETWTPEYLSLNPNGKIPAIIDPDGPGGQPIALFESGAILLYLADKTGQLISADPVRRWETIQWVFFQMAAIGPMFGQLGYFNRFAGREIEDKRPLQRYVAESKRLLGVLEERLEGRAWIMDDYSIADVATLGWVRNLVTFYEARDLVEFDRLNAVPAWLERGLARPAVQRGLEIPKRV